AATGTGCTATTTTTATGGTTTTGATGCCAGTCTGGGATCAAGTTCAAATTTGAAATGGATCTATACAATACATCAAATGTTTCACAAAAGTACACTTTCAATTTGCAAAGTAAGTCTTGAAAGGTAAATAGTACTAGGAATCAAGGCAATTAGAGGTTAAATACTAGAGTGTAAACAAAGAAACAggaaataaaggaagaaaattaaaataaaaaaggggTTGACTTGCAGCATGCTCAATTAGTCATTCACTTTCTCTCACATTTGAGCTCCAAAAGAAGAggaataaaagaaatattgtgCAACAAAAATTAGCAGGGATAATGGACAGTGATCCGGTAAAAAAAACATACCAATGGATCCTCCCAATGGACCCGAGGCACGAACCCCACCATTGTATCAGGTGCACTTTGCCAAACATCAAATGCAAATTCCACTGAAGAGCAAGGAAATATGACATCATCATCAATGGAAAAGACTGCATCTGTCTCCAAATCCTTAATTTCTTTAAATCTATTGTTCAAACTGTCTTCCTTGTTGATATCAAACCTCAATTTCACTTGTCGCCCATCTTTAGACTTGTACTTCACAACATGGTGCAGAAATTTTAAAAGAGCATCTGAAGGAGGATCGGGCTCACTCCACACAATATGTACCGATTCAAGACGAGGGCATGATGAATAGTGCTTGATTGACTGCTTTAGGAGATCATATCTCTTCCACGTGTTCATTACGATAGAATATCCTTTCCTGTGAACAAATATAAACGACAATGAGTTTCTGATGTTTCCCTCAGGACTCcttcagaaaataaaatttagagTTCGAATTTAAAAGACAAACAATAGACTATATTCTACAAATTTGAGCgggaaaaaatatgaaaaagaaagagcGGTTCCATTCTTATTTAGATTAATTATCTAGCCCCAAGGAAAATAAGACCAAGTAAGCATAGTGCAGAGTCTAGTTAACCCACAAATGCTACAACTGAAATATGTGATATGAACTCTGAACAAGATCTAAAAGTTGGAAGGTGCCATCTTCAATCTAAATTAAAAGGCCAATGCCCACTCAAGTCCCACTACACAATATTCAACTATCAAAATCACCAAATCCCAAATAATGTTTTGACAGGAGGTTTCATTTACTCAACTTTCTCCCAAATCCAGATGGTTGGTTGACTTAGAAAGCTCAACAATAAGTGATGAATCTCATAACATTAAATAGTCCATCAGATTCACAGTTACCAACCCAAATTCTAGCACATGATGTGATCTCATAATCACTgcataaaagcaataaagaggATCTAAATTCCAGGTAAAGTCCCTAGTATGCCAGTATGAATAACAGTGACATCATCAGAGAATACCAAAAATATCCAAAATCCCATCACCAAGAGCTTATTGAGCCACTTTAGCTTGAAAAACAGTCAATCCAAAACTCCAAATAATAACACTGATCAGTTAACTTTCACCTGAACAAAATGTTTCCAAGACTAAACAttgtttttatctctttttttttctataaaatgAACTTTACAAATATACAACCCAAATCACTTTCTATATTCTTTTCCTATATATGAAAGAACAAACATAAAGGACAACAGAACACAAATCAAACAGAATCTTATTTGCTAACACATATATGGAAATTCCCTCAAAGGAACTGAGATTTTCTAGTACTTTCCAAAACAGAACATCTTATCAAAACTAAACCAATCTTAAATCATTCCATCCAAACTACTATAAACCTATGCTAAGGTCAATCAAACCATACCATTTTTTTTGTCATGTTCCAATTCTAAAATAGAAACTACAAACAGTTAAGGGATCAAATTTTGAAACCACAGAGAAAAACGAACCTGGAATCAGAGGAATGAGGCAGAGGAGGGGTGTGATTGTTCCATAAGATGAAAGAGGAAGCGCTGGTGAAGAAAGCGAGAAGCGTCAACGCGACGCAACAGAAGAGTAGAAGCTTGATCTTAGCTGATTTAACGGTGGAGATCGCGAGCAGGCGGAACCTCTGCTCCGCGCGACGGTTGAGCCAGCAGCTGCTCCCTCTCATCATCCACCGCCGCCGATCGA
This is a stretch of genomic DNA from Lotus japonicus ecotype B-129 chromosome 1, LjGifu_v1.2. It encodes these proteins:
- the LOC130733612 gene encoding glycosylinositol phosphorylceramide mannosyl transferase 1; translated protein: MMRGSSCWLNRRAEQRFRLLAISTVKSAKIKLLLFCCVALTLLAFFTSASSFILWNNHTPPLPHSSDSRKGYSIVMNTWKRYDLLKQSIKHYSSCPRLESVHIVWSEPDPPSDALLKFLHHVVKYKSKDGRQVKLRFDINKEDSLNNRFKEIKDLETDAVFSIDDDVIFPCSSVEFAFDVWQSAPDTMVGFVPRVHWEDPLKEDGNKFRYGGWWSVWWTGTYSMVLSKAAFFHKKYFILYTNEMPSSIKEYTTKNRNCEDIAMSFLVANATGAPPIWVKGKIFEIGSTGISSLGGHSDKRTECVNRFVDVFGRMPLEYTSVKAVDSRNIWFW